From the genome of Desulfobotulus mexicanus, one region includes:
- a CDS encoding PilW family protein, translated as MKYLRRVERMYGSNEGITLVELLIVLALSLVLGTGIYQVFVGTTRSYSLNEELARLQEDGRMAMNFLRTEIRGAGYLGCLQDVNSVVNVLQNPDNFTVNFTGSAIYGLEADNNKWKDNANSDIDPTTSGLNGMGLNPEPLHGSDILVIRGVRSDLPSMEIKPHSSGNSASDPDPDDSSKGSPTFHLTSDNLGFQLENDSIIFISDCSAAAVLKIHRHNDNAGTIVYNSGGNQPRNDKDKFSALRNIVDNGLPAEVFLYHTAIYYVGEDPVTSEPTLFTQSRPGSTQAQAIISGVENFQVRYGEDTTGDGMVNRYADADEIEISSTVNNWENVLSVRIGLLLRTPESRDPTAPVDTAEYDVSGDGTTDFTAPGDRRMRMVFSGTVGLRNRIR; from the coding sequence ATGAAATATTTAAGGCGTGTAGAGAGAATGTATGGGTCCAATGAGGGCATTACCCTTGTGGAGCTTCTTATCGTGCTTGCCCTTTCCCTTGTTCTTGGTACGGGCATCTATCAGGTTTTTGTGGGTACCACCCGATCCTACTCCCTGAATGAAGAGCTGGCAAGACTGCAGGAAGACGGTCGCATGGCCATGAACTTTCTGCGTACAGAAATACGGGGAGCAGGTTATCTTGGCTGTCTGCAGGATGTAAACTCTGTAGTAAATGTTTTGCAGAATCCAGATAATTTTACTGTAAACTTTACAGGTAGTGCGATTTATGGATTAGAAGCCGATAATAATAAATGGAAGGATAATGCTAACAGCGATATAGATCCAACAACTTCTGGATTGAACGGTATGGGGTTAAATCCGGAGCCTTTGCATGGTAGTGACATTTTAGTCATCAGAGGCGTGCGTTCAGATTTGCCAAGTATGGAAATTAAGCCACATTCCAGTGGTAACAGTGCTAGTGATCCTGATCCGGATGACAGCAGTAAAGGTTCTCCAACATTTCATTTAACCTCAGACAATTTAGGTTTTCAGTTGGAAAATGATTCAATTATTTTCATAAGTGATTGCAGTGCAGCGGCGGTTTTAAAAATTCACCGCCACAATGATAATGCTGGTACAATTGTTTATAATAGTGGAGGGAATCAACCTAGAAATGACAAAGATAAATTTTCAGCCCTTAGAAATATCGTTGATAATGGTCTTCCCGCAGAGGTTTTTTTATATCACACAGCTATTTATTATGTAGGTGAAGACCCTGTAACTAGCGAACCCACCCTTTTTACGCAATCCAGACCAGGAAGTACTCAGGCTCAGGCAATTATTTCTGGAGTTGAAAACTTTCAGGTGAGATACGGTGAGGATACAACGGGTGATGGCATGGTTAATCGATATGCGGATGCCGATGAAATAGAAATTAGTTCAACGGTAAATAATTGGGAGAATGTACTCAGTGTCCGCATCGGCCTTCTTCTCCGCACCCCGGAAAGCCGTGACCCTACAGCGCCTGTTGATACCGCTGAGTACGATGTTTCCGGAGATGGTACTACGGATTTTACTGCTCCGGGGGACAGGCGTATGCGTATGGTTTTTTCCGGAACCGTTGGTCTGCGTAACCGTATCCGATAG
- the pilV gene encoding type IV pilus modification protein PilV encodes MALEIYQKKTRQMEEPAPQSSSGFTLMEVLLVLVILSIGLLGLAVLQNMALKDNHNALLRSRAVQQAEDILDRIRANRNNLGDYVIAIGATPAVGGMAGTDLTEWRRGLALSLPGGDGSVAVDAATGVVTVVVQWRESVRGEDGESDDEYWTVVDGSISRQISISTRP; translated from the coding sequence ATGGCTTTGGAAATATACCAAAAGAAAACAAGACAGATGGAGGAGCCTGCTCCTCAATCTTCATCGGGTTTTACCCTGATGGAGGTTCTGCTGGTTCTTGTGATTTTGTCCATTGGTCTTCTGGGTCTTGCTGTTTTGCAGAATATGGCCTTAAAGGATAACCATAACGCCCTTTTGCGCTCCAGAGCAGTGCAGCAGGCAGAGGATATTTTAGACAGGATCCGGGCGAACAGAAACAATCTTGGAGACTATGTGATTGCCATTGGGGCGACTCCTGCGGTTGGTGGGATGGCAGGAACTGATTTGACGGAATGGCGGCGGGGTCTGGCCCTGAGCCTGCCCGGTGGAGACGGTTCCGTTGCAGTGGATGCCGCAACGGGTGTTGTCACCGTTGTGGTGCAGTGGCGGGAGTCTGTGAGGGGTGAGGATGGAGAGTCGGATGATGAGTATTGGACAGTCGTTGATGGGAGTATCAGTAGGCAGATAAGTATCTCTACACGACCATAA